The Cuculus canorus isolate bCucCan1 chromosome 16, bCucCan1.pri, whole genome shotgun sequence genome includes a region encoding these proteins:
- the KIAA1755 gene encoding uncharacterized protein KIAA1755 homolog isoform X6, whose translation MHGAPLLLFSQLQDRLSQLWLFLQPGGLSASTGSLLTPAPTAASKPGERKLSGTRELRQQERVTDAGSLDAAVQSALQALYPPFEATAPTVLGQVFRLLETSYRGDGLCCLLQFLIPAKRLFEHVRQAACAPYFNCIFLHEGWPLCLHEKVVVHLAPLNPLLLRPGDFYLQAEPCEEHTARITVKHLSHDLRTVEETPIPEAAYALLFTNEWLEEINSDRTRAPLHTCLVATENGIAPLPWSKIATPEFIEKPKAGGDGTTSGTGHSPAPEPAAEPAAPSTPTRRGMADTLGCYSNIVGTIPGCREASRKSGQGRYPGLIKVDQAGLQKKPATLAVPSLCEIVSQNLAGEYVDLLDLSQEQLGLLAKSLPPARLAQPMGTGAEGPRLGAAPGDERATSQHEGTWKKVSAIYSPRMGRAKPAGKAGTDAAATASTKDRSLESTLCKNGPPVSSAPGREPPGWQDLHSGLLRSGIMCLPGSSDKLGRALLQVSTSSSAWGATWCSATELAKLILYLCSLSRRDMKDDGLTVVVDARKQPPAPVLFSALRSAQSVSPGCIHTVLLLAEKELLAHRERLPGVQVETLASLKALSRYVDSSQLTQELDGTFPYCHGEWVQFYQKLHPFVAGLRQALELLQSCIRELRSADTPAGMQDVAECIRWHQELMQRVLSDPQLVRVQREGGAVLARLRREAARLSASASIRTSMELAEGLYNQLEEDLHELVSQSNSCLDRLEFLRKVRELKAEFSKLGHWLDGEAAARLQEMGTEEWSPDNFQGPTEQFKEFFIQATAQYQRGLALCQEAAEVRDAAFPEADPFHAAAALFQTKLMSFHRQVERREAEQELLRELGRFSSKITGLKVDCRQCSARVKRGEGQALQCLQSSFQKLSVEFAQEKLQEMKAQVCRMQSSQGLAAWTEARHRYEETRGILEEMLAELQEAWGAEASRQGDALSSPNTGSAAPRKESPVCKGATSPDTAVSEGRGVVEKIEPSIQGQGQPQAGSIPSSVPGVELSSTHSHCPQGLESDCTFHHHIPADTSIHRPESRACQGPAGPLIQERSQPPPRRAFTLPPRVRVPRADPSCPTAAPHSTVSGLPTEKRAEATQYFQVSSWNSFSSEDSDSQNSTEEALAASLASPRDLQGPRQCPSEKTLQIVYLENHHTESPAKENAK comes from the exons ATGCACGGGGCtcctctgctgttgttttcccagctgcaggatcGGCTGTCCCAGCTCTGGCTGTTCCTGCAGCCAGGAGGGCTCTCTGCCAGCACGGGGTCACTGCTGACGCCAGCCCCGACTGCTGCATCAAAACCAGGCGAACGGAAACTCTCGGGGACCCGTGAGCTGAGACAGCAGGAGCGGGTGACG GACGCCGGCTCACTGGACGCAGCGGTGCAGAGCGCCCTCCAGGCCCTCTACCCCCCCTTTGAGGCCACGGCCCCCACGGTGCTGGGCCAGGTGTTTCGGCTGCTGGAGACCAGCTATCGGGGGGACgggctctgctgcctgctccagTTCCTCATCCCAGCCAAGCGCCTCTTCGAGCACGTGCGGCAGGCAGCCTGC GCTCCCTACTTTAACTGCATCTTTCTCCATGAAGGCTGGCCCTTGTGTCTTCACGAGAAAGTGGTTGTCCACCTCGCACCGCTCAACCCGCTCCTGCTGCGTCCCGGGGACTTCTACCTGCAAGCGGAGCCCTGCGAGGAGCACACGGCTCGCATCACCGTCAAGCACCTCTCCCACGACCTGCGCACGGTGGAGGAGACACCCATCCCCGAGGCTGCCTACGCGCTGCTCTTCACCAATGAGTGGCTGGAGGAGATCAACAGTGACCGCACCAGGGCCCCCCTCCACACCTGCCTGGTGGCCACCGAGAACGGCATCGCCCCACTGCCTTGGAGCAAGATCGCCACGCCAGAGTTCATCGAGAAGCCCAAGGCTGGAGGTGATGGCACAACCAGTGGGACCgggcacagccctgctcctgaACCTGCAGCTgagccagcagcacccagcacgCCCACACGCCGTGGCATGGCGGACACCCTGGGGTGCTACAGCAACATCGTGGGCACCATCCCGGGCTGCAGGGAAGCCTCTCGGAAGTCAGGCCAGGGGCGGTACCCGGGGCTGATCAAGGTGGACCAGGCTGGGCTGCAGAAGAAGCCAGCCACGCTGGCTGTGCCCAGCCTCTGTGAGATTGTCAGCCAGAACCTGGCGGGAGAGTATGTGGACCTGCTGGACCTCtcccaggagcagctggggctCCTGGCCAAGTCCCTGCCGCCTGCCCGCCTGGCACAGCCGATGGGGACTGGGGCTGAG GGGCCACGGCTTGGGGCAGCCCCTGGGGATGAAAGAGCCACCAGCCAACATGAAGGCACCTGGAAGAAGGTGTCTGCCATCTACTCACCCAGGATGGGCAGAGCCAAGCCAGCTGGGAAAG CAGGTACAGATGCGGCAGCCACTGCCTCCACAAAGGACAGATCCCTGGAGAGCACTCTCTGCAAGAATGGCCCCCCTGTGTCCAGTGCCCCTGGCCGGGAGCCGCCAGGCTGGCAGGACCTGCACTCTGGGCTGCTGCGCTCGGGCATCATGTGCCTGCCAG GGAGCTCGGACAAGCTGGGCAGGGCCCTGCTCCAGGTGAGCACCAGCAGCAGTGCATGGGGAGCCACGTGGTGCTCAGCCACTGAGCTGGCGAAGCTCATCCTCTacctctgctccctctccag GCGAGACATGAAGGACGATGGGCTCACTGTCGTGGTGGATGCCAGGAAGCAGCCACCTGCTCCTGTCCTGTTCTCGGCCCTCCGCTCTGCCCAG AGCGTCTCACCGGGCTGCATCCACAccgtgctgctgctggctgagaaGGAGCTGCTCGCCCACCGCGAGAGGCTGCCCGGGGTGCAG GTGGAGACCCTGGCATCGCTGAAGGCTCTGAGCCGCTACGTCGACAGCTCCCAGCTGACACAGGAGCTGGACGGCACCTTCCCATACTGCCACGGCGAGTGGGTTCAATTCTACCAG AAGCTGCATCCCTTTGTGGCTGGCCTCAGACAGgcactggagctgctgcagagctgcatccGGGAGCTGCGGAGCGCTGACACGCCAGCAGGGATGCAG GATGTGGCCGAGTGCATCAGATGGCACCAGGAGCTGATGCAACGGGTGCTGAGTGACCCACAGCTGGTGCGTGTGCAGCGCGAGGGGGGAGCCGTGCTGGccaggctgcgcagggaggcTGCCCGGCTCAGTGCCTCAGCCAGCATCAG GACCAGCATGGAGTTGGCTGAGGGGCTGTACAACCAGCTGGAGGAAGACCTTCATGAACTGGTGTCCCAGTCCAACAGCTGCCTGGACCGCCTGGAGTTCCTCCGAAAGGTCCGGGAGCTCAAGGCCGAGTTCAGCAAG CTGGGGCACTGGCTGGACGGGGAGGCTGCAGCGCGGCTGCAGGAGATGGGCACCGAGGAGTGGAGCCCCGACAACTTCCAGGGCCCCACCGAGCAGTTTAAAGAGTTCTTCATCCAGGCAACA GCTCAGTACCAGCGTGGCCTGGCGCTATGTCAGGAGGCAGCTGAGGTCCGTGATGCAGCTTTCCCCGAGGCAGATCCCTTCCATGCGGCTGCTGCCCTTTTCCAGACGAAGCTGATGAGCTTCCACAGGCAGGTGGAGCGGCGGGAggctgagcaggagctgctgcggGAGCTTGGCCGGTTCTCCAGCAAG ATTACAGGGCTGAAGGTGGACTGCAGGCAGTGCTCAGCGCGGGTGAAACGCGGCGAGGGCCAGGCGCTGCAGTGCCTGCAGAGCTCCTTCCAGAAGCTGTCAGTGGAGTTTGcccaggagaagctgcaggagaTGAAGGCTCAGGTGTGCAGGATGCAGAGCAGCCAAGGGCTGGCAGCCTGGACTGAGGCACGGCACAGGTACGAGGAGACCCGTGGGATCCTGGAGGagatgctggcagagctgcaggaggccTGGGGAGCAGAAGCCAGCAGGCAAGGAGACGCCCTCAGCTCCCCCAACACGGGGTCTGCAGCCCCTCGCAAGGAATCCCCAGTCTGCAAAGGAGCCACCAGCCCCGACACAGCAGTGTCGGAGGGTCGGGGGGTGGTGGAGAAGATAGAACCCAGCATCCAGGGACAAGGACAGCCCCAGGCTGGCAGCATTCCCAGCTCTGTACCAGGTGTGGAGCTGAGCTCCACACACTCTCACTGCCCACAGGGGCTGGAGAGCGACTGCACCTTTCACCACCACATCCCTGCTGACACCTCCATCCACAGACCCGAGAGCAGAGCCTGCCAGGGACCTGCAGGACCCCTCATCCAGGAGCGCAGCCAGCCCCCTCCGAGGCGCGCCTTCACCCTGCCTCCCCGGGTGCGTGTTCCCAGAGCTGACCCATCGTGTCCCACCGCTGCGCCCCACAGCACTGTCTCAGGTCTGCCCACAGAAAAGCGGGCAGAAGCCACCCAGTACTTCCAGGTTTCCAGCTGGAACAGTTTCTCCTCTGAAGACTCAGACTCACAGAACTCCACTGAAGAAGCCTTGGCAGCGAGCCTGGCTTCGCCGCGGGACCTCCAGGGCCCCAGACAGTGCCCCTCTGAAAAGACCCTCCAGATTGTTTACCTGGAGAACCACCACACCGAGAGCCCAGCTAAAGAAAATGCCAAGTAA
- the KIAA1755 gene encoding uncharacterized protein KIAA1755 homolog isoform X5: MHGAPLLLFSQLQDRLSQLWLFLQPGGLSASTGSLLTPAPTAASKPGERKLSGTRELRQQERVTDAGSLDAAVQSALQALYPPFEATAPTVLGQVFRLLETSYRGDGLCCLLQFLIPAKRLFEHVRQAACAPYFNCIFLHEGWPLCLHEKVVVHLAPLNPLLLRPGDFYLQAEPCEEHTARITVKHLSHDLRTVEETPIPEAAYALLFTNEWLEEINSDRTRAPLHTCLVATENGIAPLPWSKIATPEFIEKPKAGGDGTTSGTGHSPAPEPAAEPAAPSTPTRRGMADTLGCYSNIVGTIPGCREASRKSGQGRYPGLIKVDQAGLQKKPATLAVPSLCEIVSQNLAGEYVDLLDLSQEQLGLLAKSLPPARLAQPMGTGAEVTLPWVNGGLGTGTWLCQGAPGSEEGSCTPCLGRRLSQEPGVHGPRCRHRDSYLAALQNPVSFGSGLMTAILEEPDSPGRELPLTTPHETPARCRRGISSPTLLTRHPHGTSPKVQAEEMAQQGSTSPRLSPAPGHKFSFLKGPRLGAAPGDERATSQHEGTWKKVSAIYSPRMGRAKPAGKAGTDAAATASTKDRSLESTLCKNGPPVSSAPGREPPGWQDLHSGLLRSGIMCLPGSSDKLGRALLQVSTSSSAWGATWCSATELAKLILYLCSLSRRDMKDDGLTVVVDARKQPPAPVLFSALRSAQSVSPGCIHTVLLLAEKELLAHRERLPGVQVETLASLKALSRYVDSSQLTQELDGTFPYCHGETSMELAEGLYNQLEEDLHELVSQSNSCLDRLEFLRKVRELKAEFSKLGHWLDGEAAARLQEMGTEEWSPDNFQGPTEQFKEFFIQATAQYQRGLALCQEAAEVRDAAFPEADPFHAAAALFQTKLMSFHRQVERREAEQELLRELGRFSSKITGLKVDCRQCSARVKRGEGQALQCLQSSFQKLSVEFAQEKLQEMKAQVCRMQSSQGLAAWTEARHRYEETRGILEEMLAELQEAWGAEASRQGDALSSPNTGSAAPRKESPVCKGATSPDTAVSEGRGVVEKIEPSIQGQGQPQAGSIPSSVPGVELSSTHSHCPQGLESDCTFHHHIPADTSIHRPESRACQGPAGPLIQERSQPPPRRAFTLPPRVRVPRADPSCPTAAPHSTVSGLPTEKRAEATQYFQVSSWNSFSSEDSDSQNSTEEALAASLASPRDLQGPRQCPSEKTLQIVYLENHHTESPAKENAK, translated from the exons ATGCACGGGGCtcctctgctgttgttttcccagctgcaggatcGGCTGTCCCAGCTCTGGCTGTTCCTGCAGCCAGGAGGGCTCTCTGCCAGCACGGGGTCACTGCTGACGCCAGCCCCGACTGCTGCATCAAAACCAGGCGAACGGAAACTCTCGGGGACCCGTGAGCTGAGACAGCAGGAGCGGGTGACG GACGCCGGCTCACTGGACGCAGCGGTGCAGAGCGCCCTCCAGGCCCTCTACCCCCCCTTTGAGGCCACGGCCCCCACGGTGCTGGGCCAGGTGTTTCGGCTGCTGGAGACCAGCTATCGGGGGGACgggctctgctgcctgctccagTTCCTCATCCCAGCCAAGCGCCTCTTCGAGCACGTGCGGCAGGCAGCCTGC GCTCCCTACTTTAACTGCATCTTTCTCCATGAAGGCTGGCCCTTGTGTCTTCACGAGAAAGTGGTTGTCCACCTCGCACCGCTCAACCCGCTCCTGCTGCGTCCCGGGGACTTCTACCTGCAAGCGGAGCCCTGCGAGGAGCACACGGCTCGCATCACCGTCAAGCACCTCTCCCACGACCTGCGCACGGTGGAGGAGACACCCATCCCCGAGGCTGCCTACGCGCTGCTCTTCACCAATGAGTGGCTGGAGGAGATCAACAGTGACCGCACCAGGGCCCCCCTCCACACCTGCCTGGTGGCCACCGAGAACGGCATCGCCCCACTGCCTTGGAGCAAGATCGCCACGCCAGAGTTCATCGAGAAGCCCAAGGCTGGAGGTGATGGCACAACCAGTGGGACCgggcacagccctgctcctgaACCTGCAGCTgagccagcagcacccagcacgCCCACACGCCGTGGCATGGCGGACACCCTGGGGTGCTACAGCAACATCGTGGGCACCATCCCGGGCTGCAGGGAAGCCTCTCGGAAGTCAGGCCAGGGGCGGTACCCGGGGCTGATCAAGGTGGACCAGGCTGGGCTGCAGAAGAAGCCAGCCACGCTGGCTGTGCCCAGCCTCTGTGAGATTGTCAGCCAGAACCTGGCGGGAGAGTATGTGGACCTGCTGGACCTCtcccaggagcagctggggctCCTGGCCAAGTCCCTGCCGCCTGCCCGCCTGGCACAGCCGATGGGGACTGGGGCTGAGGTGACGCTTCCCTGGGTGAatggggggctggggacagggacctgGCTCTGCCAGGGGGCACCAGGCTCAGAGGAGGGTTCCTGCACCCCCTGCCTGGGGAGGAGGCTGAGCCAGGAGCCGGGGGTACACGGCCCGCGGTGCCGCCACCGTGACTCCTACCTGGCCGCACTGCAGAACCCAGTGAGCTTTGGCTCTGGGCTGATGACAGCCATCCTGGAGGAGCCGGACTCCCCTGGCCGCGAGCTACCCCTCACCACCCCCCATGAGACCCCTGCTCGGTGCAGGAGGGGGATCAGCAGCCCCACACTCCTCACTCGCCATCCCCATGGCACGAGTCCCAAagtgcaggcagaggagatggCACAGCAGGGCAGCACCAGCCCCCGACTCTCTCCAGCCCCCGGCCACAAGTTCTCCTTCTTGAAGGGGCCACGGCTTGGGGCAGCCCCTGGGGATGAAAGAGCCACCAGCCAACATGAAGGCACCTGGAAGAAGGTGTCTGCCATCTACTCACCCAGGATGGGCAGAGCCAAGCCAGCTGGGAAAG CAGGTACAGATGCGGCAGCCACTGCCTCCACAAAGGACAGATCCCTGGAGAGCACTCTCTGCAAGAATGGCCCCCCTGTGTCCAGTGCCCCTGGCCGGGAGCCGCCAGGCTGGCAGGACCTGCACTCTGGGCTGCTGCGCTCGGGCATCATGTGCCTGCCAG GGAGCTCGGACAAGCTGGGCAGGGCCCTGCTCCAGGTGAGCACCAGCAGCAGTGCATGGGGAGCCACGTGGTGCTCAGCCACTGAGCTGGCGAAGCTCATCCTCTacctctgctccctctccag GCGAGACATGAAGGACGATGGGCTCACTGTCGTGGTGGATGCCAGGAAGCAGCCACCTGCTCCTGTCCTGTTCTCGGCCCTCCGCTCTGCCCAG AGCGTCTCACCGGGCTGCATCCACAccgtgctgctgctggctgagaaGGAGCTGCTCGCCCACCGCGAGAGGCTGCCCGGGGTGCAG GTGGAGACCCTGGCATCGCTGAAGGCTCTGAGCCGCTACGTCGACAGCTCCCAGCTGACACAGGAGCTGGACGGCACCTTCCCATACTGCCACGGCGA GACCAGCATGGAGTTGGCTGAGGGGCTGTACAACCAGCTGGAGGAAGACCTTCATGAACTGGTGTCCCAGTCCAACAGCTGCCTGGACCGCCTGGAGTTCCTCCGAAAGGTCCGGGAGCTCAAGGCCGAGTTCAGCAAG CTGGGGCACTGGCTGGACGGGGAGGCTGCAGCGCGGCTGCAGGAGATGGGCACCGAGGAGTGGAGCCCCGACAACTTCCAGGGCCCCACCGAGCAGTTTAAAGAGTTCTTCATCCAGGCAACA GCTCAGTACCAGCGTGGCCTGGCGCTATGTCAGGAGGCAGCTGAGGTCCGTGATGCAGCTTTCCCCGAGGCAGATCCCTTCCATGCGGCTGCTGCCCTTTTCCAGACGAAGCTGATGAGCTTCCACAGGCAGGTGGAGCGGCGGGAggctgagcaggagctgctgcggGAGCTTGGCCGGTTCTCCAGCAAG ATTACAGGGCTGAAGGTGGACTGCAGGCAGTGCTCAGCGCGGGTGAAACGCGGCGAGGGCCAGGCGCTGCAGTGCCTGCAGAGCTCCTTCCAGAAGCTGTCAGTGGAGTTTGcccaggagaagctgcaggagaTGAAGGCTCAGGTGTGCAGGATGCAGAGCAGCCAAGGGCTGGCAGCCTGGACTGAGGCACGGCACAGGTACGAGGAGACCCGTGGGATCCTGGAGGagatgctggcagagctgcaggaggccTGGGGAGCAGAAGCCAGCAGGCAAGGAGACGCCCTCAGCTCCCCCAACACGGGGTCTGCAGCCCCTCGCAAGGAATCCCCAGTCTGCAAAGGAGCCACCAGCCCCGACACAGCAGTGTCGGAGGGTCGGGGGGTGGTGGAGAAGATAGAACCCAGCATCCAGGGACAAGGACAGCCCCAGGCTGGCAGCATTCCCAGCTCTGTACCAGGTGTGGAGCTGAGCTCCACACACTCTCACTGCCCACAGGGGCTGGAGAGCGACTGCACCTTTCACCACCACATCCCTGCTGACACCTCCATCCACAGACCCGAGAGCAGAGCCTGCCAGGGACCTGCAGGACCCCTCATCCAGGAGCGCAGCCAGCCCCCTCCGAGGCGCGCCTTCACCCTGCCTCCCCGGGTGCGTGTTCCCAGAGCTGACCCATCGTGTCCCACCGCTGCGCCCCACAGCACTGTCTCAGGTCTGCCCACAGAAAAGCGGGCAGAAGCCACCCAGTACTTCCAGGTTTCCAGCTGGAACAGTTTCTCCTCTGAAGACTCAGACTCACAGAACTCCACTGAAGAAGCCTTGGCAGCGAGCCTGGCTTCGCCGCGGGACCTCCAGGGCCCCAGACAGTGCCCCTCTGAAAAGACCCTCCAGATTGTTTACCTGGAGAACCACCACACCGAGAGCCCAGCTAAAGAAAATGCCAAGTAA
- the KIAA1755 gene encoding uncharacterized protein KIAA1755 homolog isoform X1, whose amino-acid sequence MHGAPLLLFSQLQDRLSQLWLFLQPGGLSASTGSLLTPAPTAASKPGERKLSGTRELRQQERVTDAGSLDAAVQSALQALYPPFEATAPTVLGQVFRLLETSYRGDGLCCLLQFLIPAKRLFEHVRQAACAPYFNCIFLHEGWPLCLHEKVVVHLAPLNPLLLRPGDFYLQAEPCEEHTARITVKHLSHDLRTVEETPIPEAAYALLFTNEWLEEINSDRTRAPLHTCLVATENGIAPLPWSKIATPEFIEKPKAGGDGTTSGTGHSPAPEPAAEPAAPSTPTRRGMADTLGCYSNIVGTIPGCREASRKSGQGRYPGLIKVDQAGLQKKPATLAVPSLCEIVSQNLAGEYVDLLDLSQEQLGLLAKSLPPARLAQPMGTGAEVTLPWVNGGLGTGTWLCQGAPGSEEGSCTPCLGRRLSQEPGVHGPRCRHRDSYLAALQNPVSFGSGLMTAILEEPDSPGRELPLTTPHETPARCRRGISSPTLLTRHPHGTSPKVQAEEMAQQGSTSPRLSPAPGHKFSFLKGPRLGAAPGDERATSQHEGTWKKVSAIYSPRMGRAKPAGKAGTDAAATASTKDRSLESTLCKNGPPVSSAPGREPPGWQDLHSGLLRSGIMCLPGSSDKLGRALLQVSTSSSAWGATWCSATELAKLILYLCSLSRRDMKDDGLTVVVDARKQPPAPVLFSALRSAQSVSPGCIHTVLLLAEKELLAHRERLPGVQVETLASLKALSRYVDSSQLTQELDGTFPYCHGEWVQFYQKLHPFVAGLRQALELLQSCIRELRSADTPAGMQDVAECIRWHQELMQRVLSDPQLVRVQREGGAVLARLRREAARLSASASIRTSMELAEGLYNQLEEDLHELVSQSNSCLDRLEFLRKVRELKAEFSKLGHWLDGEAAARLQEMGTEEWSPDNFQGPTEQFKEFFIQATAQYQRGLALCQEAAEVRDAAFPEADPFHAAAALFQTKLMSFHRQVERREAEQELLRELGRFSSKITGLKVDCRQCSARVKRGEGQALQCLQSSFQKLSVEFAQEKLQEMKAQVCRMQSSQGLAAWTEARHRYEETRGILEEMLAELQEAWGAEASRQGDALSSPNTGSAAPRKESPVCKGATSPDTAVSEGRGVVEKIEPSIQGQGQPQAGSIPSSVPGVELSSTHSHCPQGLESDCTFHHHIPADTSIHRPESRACQGPAGPLIQERSQPPPRRAFTLPPRVRVPRADPSCPTAAPHSTVSGLPTEKRAEATQYFQVSSWNSFSSEDSDSQNSTEEALAASLASPRDLQGPRQCPSEKTLQIVYLENHHTESPAKENAK is encoded by the exons ATGCACGGGGCtcctctgctgttgttttcccagctgcaggatcGGCTGTCCCAGCTCTGGCTGTTCCTGCAGCCAGGAGGGCTCTCTGCCAGCACGGGGTCACTGCTGACGCCAGCCCCGACTGCTGCATCAAAACCAGGCGAACGGAAACTCTCGGGGACCCGTGAGCTGAGACAGCAGGAGCGGGTGACG GACGCCGGCTCACTGGACGCAGCGGTGCAGAGCGCCCTCCAGGCCCTCTACCCCCCCTTTGAGGCCACGGCCCCCACGGTGCTGGGCCAGGTGTTTCGGCTGCTGGAGACCAGCTATCGGGGGGACgggctctgctgcctgctccagTTCCTCATCCCAGCCAAGCGCCTCTTCGAGCACGTGCGGCAGGCAGCCTGC GCTCCCTACTTTAACTGCATCTTTCTCCATGAAGGCTGGCCCTTGTGTCTTCACGAGAAAGTGGTTGTCCACCTCGCACCGCTCAACCCGCTCCTGCTGCGTCCCGGGGACTTCTACCTGCAAGCGGAGCCCTGCGAGGAGCACACGGCTCGCATCACCGTCAAGCACCTCTCCCACGACCTGCGCACGGTGGAGGAGACACCCATCCCCGAGGCTGCCTACGCGCTGCTCTTCACCAATGAGTGGCTGGAGGAGATCAACAGTGACCGCACCAGGGCCCCCCTCCACACCTGCCTGGTGGCCACCGAGAACGGCATCGCCCCACTGCCTTGGAGCAAGATCGCCACGCCAGAGTTCATCGAGAAGCCCAAGGCTGGAGGTGATGGCACAACCAGTGGGACCgggcacagccctgctcctgaACCTGCAGCTgagccagcagcacccagcacgCCCACACGCCGTGGCATGGCGGACACCCTGGGGTGCTACAGCAACATCGTGGGCACCATCCCGGGCTGCAGGGAAGCCTCTCGGAAGTCAGGCCAGGGGCGGTACCCGGGGCTGATCAAGGTGGACCAGGCTGGGCTGCAGAAGAAGCCAGCCACGCTGGCTGTGCCCAGCCTCTGTGAGATTGTCAGCCAGAACCTGGCGGGAGAGTATGTGGACCTGCTGGACCTCtcccaggagcagctggggctCCTGGCCAAGTCCCTGCCGCCTGCCCGCCTGGCACAGCCGATGGGGACTGGGGCTGAGGTGACGCTTCCCTGGGTGAatggggggctggggacagggacctgGCTCTGCCAGGGGGCACCAGGCTCAGAGGAGGGTTCCTGCACCCCCTGCCTGGGGAGGAGGCTGAGCCAGGAGCCGGGGGTACACGGCCCGCGGTGCCGCCACCGTGACTCCTACCTGGCCGCACTGCAGAACCCAGTGAGCTTTGGCTCTGGGCTGATGACAGCCATCCTGGAGGAGCCGGACTCCCCTGGCCGCGAGCTACCCCTCACCACCCCCCATGAGACCCCTGCTCGGTGCAGGAGGGGGATCAGCAGCCCCACACTCCTCACTCGCCATCCCCATGGCACGAGTCCCAAagtgcaggcagaggagatggCACAGCAGGGCAGCACCAGCCCCCGACTCTCTCCAGCCCCCGGCCACAAGTTCTCCTTCTTGAAGGGGCCACGGCTTGGGGCAGCCCCTGGGGATGAAAGAGCCACCAGCCAACATGAAGGCACCTGGAAGAAGGTGTCTGCCATCTACTCACCCAGGATGGGCAGAGCCAAGCCAGCTGGGAAAG CAGGTACAGATGCGGCAGCCACTGCCTCCACAAAGGACAGATCCCTGGAGAGCACTCTCTGCAAGAATGGCCCCCCTGTGTCCAGTGCCCCTGGCCGGGAGCCGCCAGGCTGGCAGGACCTGCACTCTGGGCTGCTGCGCTCGGGCATCATGTGCCTGCCAG GGAGCTCGGACAAGCTGGGCAGGGCCCTGCTCCAGGTGAGCACCAGCAGCAGTGCATGGGGAGCCACGTGGTGCTCAGCCACTGAGCTGGCGAAGCTCATCCTCTacctctgctccctctccag GCGAGACATGAAGGACGATGGGCTCACTGTCGTGGTGGATGCCAGGAAGCAGCCACCTGCTCCTGTCCTGTTCTCGGCCCTCCGCTCTGCCCAG AGCGTCTCACCGGGCTGCATCCACAccgtgctgctgctggctgagaaGGAGCTGCTCGCCCACCGCGAGAGGCTGCCCGGGGTGCAG GTGGAGACCCTGGCATCGCTGAAGGCTCTGAGCCGCTACGTCGACAGCTCCCAGCTGACACAGGAGCTGGACGGCACCTTCCCATACTGCCACGGCGAGTGGGTTCAATTCTACCAG AAGCTGCATCCCTTTGTGGCTGGCCTCAGACAGgcactggagctgctgcagagctgcatccGGGAGCTGCGGAGCGCTGACACGCCAGCAGGGATGCAG GATGTGGCCGAGTGCATCAGATGGCACCAGGAGCTGATGCAACGGGTGCTGAGTGACCCACAGCTGGTGCGTGTGCAGCGCGAGGGGGGAGCCGTGCTGGccaggctgcgcagggaggcTGCCCGGCTCAGTGCCTCAGCCAGCATCAG GACCAGCATGGAGTTGGCTGAGGGGCTGTACAACCAGCTGGAGGAAGACCTTCATGAACTGGTGTCCCAGTCCAACAGCTGCCTGGACCGCCTGGAGTTCCTCCGAAAGGTCCGGGAGCTCAAGGCCGAGTTCAGCAAG CTGGGGCACTGGCTGGACGGGGAGGCTGCAGCGCGGCTGCAGGAGATGGGCACCGAGGAGTGGAGCCCCGACAACTTCCAGGGCCCCACCGAGCAGTTTAAAGAGTTCTTCATCCAGGCAACA GCTCAGTACCAGCGTGGCCTGGCGCTATGTCAGGAGGCAGCTGAGGTCCGTGATGCAGCTTTCCCCGAGGCAGATCCCTTCCATGCGGCTGCTGCCCTTTTCCAGACGAAGCTGATGAGCTTCCACAGGCAGGTGGAGCGGCGGGAggctgagcaggagctgctgcggGAGCTTGGCCGGTTCTCCAGCAAG ATTACAGGGCTGAAGGTGGACTGCAGGCAGTGCTCAGCGCGGGTGAAACGCGGCGAGGGCCAGGCGCTGCAGTGCCTGCAGAGCTCCTTCCAGAAGCTGTCAGTGGAGTTTGcccaggagaagctgcaggagaTGAAGGCTCAGGTGTGCAGGATGCAGAGCAGCCAAGGGCTGGCAGCCTGGACTGAGGCACGGCACAGGTACGAGGAGACCCGTGGGATCCTGGAGGagatgctggcagagctgcaggaggccTGGGGAGCAGAAGCCAGCAGGCAAGGAGACGCCCTCAGCTCCCCCAACACGGGGTCTGCAGCCCCTCGCAAGGAATCCCCAGTCTGCAAAGGAGCCACCAGCCCCGACACAGCAGTGTCGGAGGGTCGGGGGGTGGTGGAGAAGATAGAACCCAGCATCCAGGGACAAGGACAGCCCCAGGCTGGCAGCATTCCCAGCTCTGTACCAGGTGTGGAGCTGAGCTCCACACACTCTCACTGCCCACAGGGGCTGGAGAGCGACTGCACCTTTCACCACCACATCCCTGCTGACACCTCCATCCACAGACCCGAGAGCAGAGCCTGCCAGGGACCTGCAGGACCCCTCATCCAGGAGCGCAGCCAGCCCCCTCCGAGGCGCGCCTTCACCCTGCCTCCCCGGGTGCGTGTTCCCAGAGCTGACCCATCGTGTCCCACCGCTGCGCCCCACAGCACTGTCTCAGGTCTGCCCACAGAAAAGCGGGCAGAAGCCACCCAGTACTTCCAGGTTTCCAGCTGGAACAGTTTCTCCTCTGAAGACTCAGACTCACAGAACTCCACTGAAGAAGCCTTGGCAGCGAGCCTGGCTTCGCCGCGGGACCTCCAGGGCCCCAGACAGTGCCCCTCTGAAAAGACCCTCCAGATTGTTTACCTGGAGAACCACCACACCGAGAGCCCAGCTAAAGAAAATGCCAAGTAA